In one window of Thermodesulfobacteriota bacterium DNA:
- the katG gene encoding catalase/peroxidase HPI codes for MDEISKRPVNGRGMSNRNWWPNQLNLNILHQHSSKSSPMGEKFNYAEEFKKLNLEALKKDLYALMTDSQDWWPADFGHYGPFFIRMAWHSAGTYRVGDGRGGAGSGTQRFAPLNSWPDNANLDKARRLLWPIKQKYGKKISWADLMILAGNCALESMGFKTFGFGGGREDIWEPEEDIYWGTESEWLGDKRYSGERKLDNPLAAVQMGLIYVNPEGPNGEPNVLASGRDIRETFGRMGMNDEETVALVAGGHTFGKCHGAGNASLVGPEPEAAPIEEQGLGWISKFGSGKGGDTITSGIEGAWTLNPVKWDMGYFDVLFRYDWNLVKSPAGAYQWVPTDPTAEKAVPDAHDPNKRNAPIMTTADLAMRMDPIYGPISRRFQENPEEFADAFARAWFKLTHRDMGPRSRYLGPEVPEEELIWQDPVPAVDHDLIDEKDIASIKEKVLSSGLSISELVSTAWASASTFRNSDKRGGANGARIRFEPQKSWEVNQPEQLAKVLGTLERIQKAFNDGQSGGKKVSLADLIILGGCAGVEMAAKKAGHDVTVAFMPGRTDASQEQTHIKSFAVLEPTADGFRNYQKTKYAVSAEELLVDRAQLLALTAPEMTVLVGGMRVLNTNFGQSRHGVFTKRPETLTNDFFVNLLDMRTKWTATAEDKDVLEGRDRATGELKWTGSRVDLIFGSNSQLRAIAEVYASDDAQAAFVRDFIAAWNKVMNADRFDIVRS; via the coding sequence ATGGATGAAATCAGCAAGCGCCCAGTGAACGGCAGAGGTATGTCAAACCGTAATTGGTGGCCGAACCAGTTGAATCTGAACATTCTGCACCAGCATTCCTCCAAGTCCAGTCCAATGGGCGAAAAGTTCAACTATGCTGAGGAATTCAAGAAACTCAACCTGGAGGCCCTGAAAAAGGACCTCTATGCGCTGATGACCGACTCACAGGACTGGTGGCCGGCCGATTTCGGTCACTACGGACCGTTCTTCATTCGGATGGCGTGGCACAGCGCAGGCACATACCGTGTCGGCGATGGTCGCGGCGGTGCTGGGTCTGGCACACAGCGCTTTGCGCCCCTCAACAGCTGGCCGGACAATGCCAACCTCGACAAGGCCCGCCGCCTTCTCTGGCCTATCAAGCAGAAGTACGGCAAGAAGATTTCATGGGCGGACCTCATGATTCTTGCAGGCAACTGCGCGCTGGAGTCGATGGGCTTTAAGACCTTCGGGTTCGGTGGTGGGCGTGAGGACATATGGGAGCCAGAGGAAGACATCTATTGGGGCACCGAGTCCGAGTGGCTGGGCGACAAACGTTACAGCGGGGAGAGAAAACTCGATAATCCACTTGCCGCAGTGCAGATGGGCCTGATCTATGTGAACCCCGAAGGGCCGAACGGAGAGCCCAATGTGCTAGCTTCTGGTCGTGACATTCGCGAAACCTTCGGGCGGATGGGCATGAATGACGAGGAGACCGTGGCGCTCGTTGCGGGCGGCCACACTTTCGGCAAATGCCACGGCGCGGGCAATGCCTCGCTTGTCGGGCCTGAGCCCGAGGCAGCCCCCATCGAAGAGCAGGGCTTGGGCTGGATTAGCAAATTTGGCAGCGGCAAAGGCGGGGATACAATCACCAGCGGCATCGAGGGCGCCTGGACGCTGAACCCCGTCAAATGGGACATGGGCTATTTCGACGTCCTGTTCCGCTATGACTGGAATCTGGTGAAAAGCCCTGCAGGAGCCTATCAGTGGGTCCCAACCGACCCGACGGCAGAGAAGGCTGTGCCGGACGCCCATGACCCCAACAAGAGGAATGCACCGATTATGACCACCGCGGACCTCGCTATGAGGATGGACCCTATCTACGGACCGATCTCCAGACGGTTCCAAGAAAATCCGGAGGAATTTGCCGACGCCTTCGCCCGCGCATGGTTCAAGCTTACCCACCGCGACATGGGCCCACGCTCTCGATATCTCGGGCCGGAAGTCCCTGAAGAGGAGCTTATCTGGCAGGACCCTGTCCCTGCTGTGGATCATGACCTGATTGACGAAAAGGACATTGCAAGCATTAAGGAGAAAGTCCTTTCATCGGGCCTGTCCATCTCAGAACTGGTATCCACTGCCTGGGCCTCGGCATCCACTTTCCGCAATTCTGATAAGCGCGGCGGGGCAAACGGCGCGCGCATTCGCTTTGAACCGCAAAAAAGCTGGGAGGTAAACCAGCCAGAGCAGCTGGCAAAGGTGCTCGGAACCCTTGAACGTATCCAGAAGGCGTTCAACGACGGGCAGTCCGGTGGCAAGAAGGTGTCTCTTGCAGACTTGATCATACTGGGAGGTTGCGCAGGCGTCGAGATGGCCGCGAAGAAGGCTGGCCATGATGTGACCGTTGCTTTTATGCCGGGACGTACTGATGCATCGCAGGAGCAGACCCACATTAAGTCGTTCGCCGTACTCGAACCGACTGCGGACGGGTTTCGCAACTACCAAAAAACCAAATACGCCGTATCAGCGGAAGAGTTGCTGGTTGACCGTGCGCAACTGCTGGCGCTGACCGCTCCTGAGATGACTGTCCTTGTCGGAGGTATGCGCGTTTTGAACACCAATTTCGGACAGTCCCGACACGGCGTCTTCACCAAGCGACCAGAGACGCTTACCAACGACTTCTTTGTGAATCTTCTGGACATGAGAACAAAGTGGACTGCAACCGCTGAGGACAAAGATGTGTTGGAGGGTCGTGATCGCGCAACTGGTGAACTCAAGTGGACTGGCAGCCGTGTAGACCTCATTTTCGGCTCAAACTCCCAGCTCCGTGCGATTGCGGAGGTCTATGCGTCCGACGACGCACAAGCGGCGTTTGTGCGTGACTTTATAGCGGCCTGGAACAAAGTGATGAACGCGGATCGCTTCGACATCGTCAGGTCGTAG
- a CDS encoding response regulator, with the protein MKPQRVLVVDDSPTMTQLLTMTLKRVSGLEVVTARDGVEGLKKLGQAKYDLMLTDINMPVMDGLSFIKSVRGDSNGQNKGIPIIIITTEGEEDARKNGMALGADAYITKPINSREVMETVSRCLSTVRE; encoded by the coding sequence GTGAAACCTCAAAGGGTGCTCGTAGTCGACGACTCGCCGACCATGACACAGCTCTTGACCATGACGCTGAAGAGGGTCTCTGGGCTCGAGGTCGTGACGGCAAGGGACGGCGTGGAGGGGCTTAAAAAACTGGGCCAGGCGAAGTACGACCTGATGCTTACAGACATAAACATGCCTGTGATGGACGGGCTGTCCTTCATAAAATCCGTGCGGGGCGACAGTAACGGCCAGAACAAAGGCATCCCGATAATCATAATAACCACCGAAGGTGAGGAGGACGCCAGAAAGAACGGCATGGCCCTCGGAGCGGATGCATATATCACCAAGCCGATCAATTCCCGTGAGGTTATGGAGACCGTAAGCAGGTGCCTTTCAACTGTCCGGGAATAG